A portion of the Microbacterium hominis genome contains these proteins:
- a CDS encoding ABC transporter permease yields the protein MSMENNLEPPASPADRGPHVETEVERGVSQGRLTFRRFMAHKPAVISAILFILIVGFAISATGFGPIPGWWKWNYEQLLPPQNGGRPTLTLFPFSLGDHPFGQNTVGKDYFAMVMRGLVNSSYIMFIIGIIAAFIGVVIGAIAGYYRGWVDAVLMRLTDVVIVIPIIVIGAVVGAAAGGFGPLLLAVFLGFFAWTTVARLVRAEFLSLREREFVEAARVAGASDLRIIFKHILPNAIGVVIVSTTLLIAAAIILETSLSFLGYGVRSPDVSLGLLIAQNESAFQTRPWLFWWPAGLIVVLSLLVNFVGDGLRDAFDPRQKRIVFRKVKDLPEDALVTAGATVDVPEGAIVDSSGRATSQGTTGTLPSTGLDDDGAPEGGRR from the coding sequence ATGTCCATGGAGAACAACCTCGAGCCGCCCGCAAGCCCGGCCGACCGCGGTCCGCACGTCGAGACCGAGGTCGAGCGCGGCGTCAGCCAGGGACGCCTCACGTTCCGTCGGTTCATGGCTCACAAGCCGGCGGTGATCAGCGCGATCCTGTTCATCCTGATCGTCGGCTTCGCGATTTCGGCGACGGGCTTCGGCCCGATCCCGGGCTGGTGGAAGTGGAATTACGAGCAGCTGCTGCCGCCGCAGAACGGCGGTCGTCCGACGCTCACCCTCTTCCCGTTCTCGTTGGGCGACCACCCGTTCGGACAGAACACGGTGGGCAAGGACTACTTCGCGATGGTCATGCGCGGCCTCGTGAACTCGTCGTACATCATGTTCATCATCGGCATCATCGCGGCCTTCATCGGCGTGGTGATCGGCGCCATCGCGGGGTACTACCGCGGATGGGTGGATGCCGTGCTGATGCGTCTCACCGACGTCGTCATCGTCATCCCGATCATCGTCATCGGTGCGGTCGTGGGTGCGGCGGCGGGCGGGTTCGGGCCCCTGCTGCTGGCGGTGTTCCTGGGCTTCTTCGCCTGGACGACCGTCGCCCGTCTGGTGCGCGCCGAGTTCCTCTCGCTGCGTGAGCGGGAGTTCGTGGAGGCGGCCCGTGTGGCCGGCGCCTCGGACCTGCGCATCATCTTCAAGCACATCCTGCCCAACGCCATCGGCGTGGTCATCGTCTCGACGACGCTGCTGATCGCGGCGGCGATCATCCTCGAGACGTCGCTGTCGTTCCTCGGCTACGGCGTGCGCTCGCCCGACGTGTCGCTGGGTCTGCTCATCGCGCAGAACGAGTCCGCGTTCCAGACGCGCCCGTGGCTGTTCTGGTGGCCGGCCGGTCTCATCGTCGTGCTGTCGCTCCTGGTCAACTTCGTGGGCGACGGTCTTCGCGACGCGTTCGACCCGCGCCAGAAGCGCATCGTGTTCCGCAAGGTCAAGGACCTGCCCGAGGACGCGCTCGTCACCGCGGGTGCCACCGTCGATGTGCCCGAGGGCGCGATCGTCGACAGCTCGGGCCGGGCGACCAGCCAGGGCACGACAGGCACCCTTCCCTCGACGGGCCTCGACGACGACGGCGCCCCGGAGGGGGGCCGTCGCTGA
- the gcvH gene encoding glycine cleavage system protein GcvH, which yields MTDLTSLKYTAEHEWVAFDAASGVATVGITDYAAEKLGDVVFVELPAVGSAVAASTVVGEIESTKSVGELYAPLSGEVVEANDAAVDDPSLVNSDPFGEGWLVKIATDAAAVEALLDRDAYVALTGGDA from the coding sequence ATGACCGACCTGACCAGCCTCAAGTACACCGCCGAGCACGAGTGGGTCGCCTTCGACGCGGCCTCCGGCGTGGCCACCGTGGGCATCACCGACTACGCCGCCGAGAAGCTCGGCGACGTCGTGTTCGTCGAGCTGCCCGCCGTGGGCTCGGCCGTGGCGGCATCCACCGTCGTCGGCGAGATCGAGTCGACGAAGTCGGTCGGCGAGCTCTACGCTCCGCTCAGCGGCGAGGTCGTCGAGGCCAACGACGCCGCCGTGGACGACCCCTCGCTGGTCAACTCCGACCCCTTCGGCGAGGGCTGGCTCGTCAAGATCGCCACCGACGCCGCCGCCGTCGAGGCGCTGCTGGACCGCGACGCCTACGTCGCGCTCACGGGCGGCGACGCGTGA
- the gcvT gene encoding glycine cleavage system aminomethyltransferase GcvT, giving the protein MTPDAPTAAPRTTVLHERHAALGASFTDFGGWLMPVRYTSDLAEHHAVRSTAGLFDISHMAEFTVTGPGAGAYLDYALAGRLSALPVGKAKYSLLLAETGGIVDDVIVYRLGEANYLVISNAGNRDAVAGALAERTESFEVDVVDVTDDYALIAVQGPAAEAIVAAVDGIADVSVPWGEQKYYAWAEASFAGQSLLIARTGYTGEDGFELLVPVAAAGELWDALRAAGEAHGLVPAGLAARDTLRLEAGMPLYGHELSLDIVPAQAGLGRVVVADKDDFVGKSALAAAFAADAPVLVGLTAEGRRAGRAGYAIFDGDGPDATRVGEITSGALSPTLGHPVAMAFVAPAASTADTTLFIDVRGTRIPATVTALPFYRRTK; this is encoded by the coding sequence ATGACCCCTGACGCACCCACCGCCGCGCCCCGCACGACCGTGCTGCACGAGCGGCACGCCGCCCTCGGCGCCTCATTCACGGATTTCGGCGGCTGGCTGATGCCGGTGCGCTACACATCGGATCTCGCCGAGCACCACGCGGTGCGCAGCACGGCCGGACTGTTCGACATCTCCCACATGGCGGAGTTCACGGTCACGGGACCGGGCGCCGGGGCGTACCTCGACTACGCCCTCGCCGGGCGGCTGTCGGCGCTGCCGGTCGGCAAGGCGAAGTACTCGCTGCTGCTGGCCGAGACCGGCGGCATCGTCGACGACGTCATCGTCTACCGCCTGGGCGAGGCGAACTATCTGGTCATCTCCAACGCCGGCAACCGGGATGCCGTGGCCGGGGCGCTCGCCGAGCGGACGGAGTCCTTCGAGGTCGACGTCGTCGACGTCACCGACGACTACGCCCTGATCGCCGTGCAGGGCCCCGCGGCCGAGGCCATCGTCGCGGCCGTCGACGGGATCGCCGACGTGAGCGTGCCCTGGGGCGAGCAGAAGTACTACGCGTGGGCCGAGGCGAGCTTCGCGGGGCAGTCGCTGCTGATCGCCCGCACCGGCTACACCGGCGAGGACGGCTTCGAGCTGCTCGTGCCGGTGGCTGCGGCAGGAGAGCTCTGGGACGCCCTGCGCGCCGCCGGCGAGGCCCACGGCCTCGTTCCCGCGGGCCTCGCCGCCCGCGACACCCTCCGCCTCGAGGCGGGCATGCCGCTCTACGGCCACGAGCTCTCCCTCGACATCGTCCCGGCCCAAGCGGGCCTGGGCAGGGTCGTCGTCGCCGACAAGGACGACTTCGTGGGCAAGAGCGCGCTCGCCGCCGCCTTCGCCGCCGACGCGCCGGTGCTCGTGGGCCTCACCGCCGAGGGCCGGCGCGCGGGCCGTGCCGGCTACGCGATCTTCGACGGCGACGGGCCCGACGCGACACGCGTCGGCGAGATCACCTCGGGGGCCCTCAGCCCCACCCTCGGACACCCCGTCGCAATGGCGTTCGTCGCCCCCGCGGCATCCACCGCCGACACCACCCTCTTCATCGACGTGCGTGGGACCCGCATTCCCGCCACCGTGACCGCCCTGCCTTTCTACCGGAGGACCAAATGA
- a CDS encoding MarP family serine protease translates to MPVVDIVLIVILVVALVTGVQRGLLASLGTLIGLVVGGFAALWVIPIVNDALPTPTWRGVVVVGGSLLLLLAGAGIGGAIGAVLRRGADRIKLGPVDKVLGGAASVVVAALAASLVGQSLAVTGTPGVSSAIGSSTLLRTIDALTPKPVQSTLAQLRSAVLDEGLPALGELLGPAVLLDPGPAPEIALDTPALDAAADSVARISGVASACGTSSTGSGFVIAADRVVTNAHVVAGVDRPVVQLPGGQAREGVVVYFDPVDDLAVIAVDELGAAALAVSDGLDAGADAVVQGYPYGGPFSMTPARIVSTGTTPVPDIYESQAQPREIYAVSADIVPGNSGGPLLTLEGEVAGVVFARSGDGRAIGYAMTPVELAPVLEVVDDPVAAVSAGACAA, encoded by the coding sequence ATGCCCGTGGTGGACATCGTCCTGATCGTGATCCTCGTCGTCGCGCTCGTCACCGGGGTGCAGCGCGGACTGCTCGCGAGCCTGGGCACCCTCATCGGCCTCGTCGTGGGCGGATTCGCCGCGCTGTGGGTCATCCCGATCGTCAACGACGCGCTGCCCACGCCCACCTGGCGCGGGGTGGTGGTCGTGGGCGGATCGCTGCTCCTGCTGCTGGCGGGCGCGGGCATCGGCGGCGCGATCGGGGCGGTGCTGCGCCGGGGTGCGGACCGCATCAAGCTCGGGCCCGTCGACAAGGTGCTCGGCGGCGCCGCGAGCGTCGTCGTCGCCGCGCTCGCGGCATCCCTGGTGGGTCAGAGTCTGGCCGTCACGGGAACGCCGGGCGTCTCCTCGGCGATCGGCTCCTCGACGCTCCTGCGCACCATCGACGCCCTCACGCCAAAGCCGGTGCAGTCGACCCTCGCGCAGCTTCGCAGTGCCGTGCTCGACGAGGGGCTGCCGGCCCTGGGCGAGCTCCTCGGGCCCGCCGTGCTGCTCGACCCGGGACCCGCCCCCGAGATCGCCCTGGACACCCCAGCCCTCGACGCGGCGGCGGACTCCGTGGCGCGCATCTCGGGTGTCGCCTCGGCGTGCGGCACGAGCTCGACGGGCTCCGGCTTCGTCATCGCCGCCGACCGCGTGGTCACCAACGCCCACGTCGTGGCCGGTGTGGATCGACCGGTCGTGCAGCTGCCCGGCGGCCAGGCGCGCGAGGGGGTCGTGGTGTACTTCGACCCCGTCGACGACCTCGCCGTCATCGCCGTCGACGAGCTCGGCGCCGCCGCGCTGGCGGTGTCGGACGGGCTGGATGCCGGAGCCGACGCCGTCGTGCAGGGCTATCCCTACGGCGGTCCGTTCTCGATGACCCCGGCGCGCATCGTGTCCACCGGCACCACGCCGGTGCCGGACATCTACGAGTCGCAGGCGCAGCCGCGGGAGATCTACGCCGTCAGCGCCGACATCGTCCCCGGCAACTCCGGCGGGCCGCTGCTGACCCTCGAGGGGGAGGTGGCCGGGGTCGTGTTCGCCCGCTCGGGCGACGGCCGCGCCATCGGCTACGCGATGACGCCGGTGGAGCTCGCCCCCGTGCTCGAGGTCGTCGACGACCCCGTCGCGGCGGTCTCTGCGGGCGCCTGCGCGGCCTGA
- a CDS encoding ABC transporter permease produces MSILILIAASFVMYTLVALARDPLQDLYASNSPNRDQLIAQRIDWLNLDQPIPVRWFNWLLGAARCVIPFGGCDLGVTIQNQSVTVLLGRAMGATLQLVTASTILAIVLGLLVGIVSALRQYSAIDYSFTFASFLFYSLPSFVMGVLLKVFLALGFNDWLADPIFTWPWIIALSLISGIFWQAIIGGNRQRRLVVVAASVITTGAMLYGMSVTAWFRDPSLGPILSPLLIAAVGAGMVLIMAGPRARYAWRTAGAVVIVLAISYFVLQPFLPSFDGWGVFVLFIAAAAVGAAAGWFLGEYDKGLAIRIGVLTGLLGMGVIILDQFMQRWNDYVTNSRVRGRPIATIGSETPNLVGDWWIQGIDTFTHLLLPTISLMLISFAGYTRYARGGMLETLNQDYIRTARAKGLPERTVVVRHALRNSMIPITTIVAADVGALIGGAIITERIFAFSGMGALFNGGLQAADPNPVMAYFVVIAIFAITFNFLADLAYSAIDPRVRVK; encoded by the coding sequence GTGTCGATCCTCATCCTGATCGCCGCCTCTTTCGTCATGTACACCCTCGTCGCGCTCGCCCGCGACCCGCTGCAGGACCTGTACGCGTCCAACAGCCCCAACCGCGACCAGCTGATCGCCCAGCGCATCGACTGGCTCAACCTCGACCAGCCCATCCCCGTCCGCTGGTTCAACTGGCTTCTCGGCGCCGCCCGCTGCGTCATCCCCTTCGGTGGATGCGACCTCGGCGTGACCATCCAGAACCAGTCCGTCACCGTCCTCCTCGGGCGCGCCATGGGTGCGACGCTCCAGCTGGTGACCGCCTCGACCATCCTCGCGATCGTGCTCGGCCTGCTCGTCGGCATCGTCTCGGCCCTGCGCCAGTACAGCGCGATCGACTACAGCTTCACTTTCGCGAGCTTCCTGTTCTACTCGCTCCCGTCGTTCGTCATGGGCGTTCTGCTCAAGGTGTTCCTCGCCCTGGGCTTCAACGACTGGCTTGCGGATCCGATCTTCACGTGGCCGTGGATCATCGCACTGAGCCTCATATCCGGCATCTTCTGGCAGGCCATCATCGGCGGAAACAGGCAGCGTCGCCTGGTCGTCGTGGCGGCTTCGGTGATCACGACCGGCGCGATGCTCTACGGCATGAGCGTCACCGCGTGGTTCCGCGACCCCTCGCTCGGCCCGATCCTCTCCCCGCTGCTGATCGCCGCGGTCGGTGCGGGCATGGTGCTGATCATGGCCGGTCCCCGCGCGCGCTACGCGTGGCGCACGGCGGGCGCCGTGGTGATCGTGCTCGCGATCAGCTACTTCGTGCTGCAGCCGTTCCTGCCCTCGTTCGACGGCTGGGGAGTGTTCGTCCTGTTCATCGCGGCCGCGGCCGTGGGCGCCGCCGCCGGCTGGTTCCTCGGCGAGTACGACAAGGGTCTGGCGATCCGCATCGGCGTGCTGACCGGACTGCTCGGCATGGGCGTGATCATCCTCGATCAGTTCATGCAGCGCTGGAACGACTACGTCACCAACTCGCGCGTGCGCGGCCGGCCGATCGCGACGATCGGCTCGGAGACGCCGAACCTCGTCGGCGACTGGTGGATCCAGGGGATCGACACGTTCACCCACCTGCTGCTGCCGACGATCAGCCTCATGCTGATCTCGTTCGCCGGCTACACCCGCTACGCGCGCGGCGGCATGCTCGAGACCCTGAACCAGGACTACATCCGCACGGCGCGCGCCAAAGGTCTGCCCGAGCGCACGGTCGTGGTCCGTCACGCCCTGCGCAACTCGATGATCCCGATCACCACGATCGTGGCGGCGGACGTCGGCGCGCTGATCGGAGGCGCGATCATCACCGAGCGCATCTTCGCGTTCAGCGGCATGGGCGCATTGTTCAACGGCGGTCTCCAGGCTGCTGATCCGAATCCCGTCATGGCGTACTTCGTGGTCATCGCGATCTTCGCCATCACGTTCAACTTCCTCGCCGACCTCGCTTACTCTGCGATCGACCCGAGAGTGAGGGTCAAGTAA
- a CDS encoding CPBP family intramembrane glutamic endopeptidase, which yields MNGPSAAHFPAPEALDRAARTRLWWQIGILLALSVGRSALYSVLQLIEALGQDVSLGAQATQVNPSANAREFWDVLYQFLGQFFALVPVALAIYFLWEPGRSAFRLIGLDFRRFGGDLARGILLVLVIGVPGLGLYALGRVLGITVQVGAAPLDASWWTVPLLLLAAVRAGLTEEVIFLGYLFDRLRRLGWGWWTIILSTAALRGAYHAYQGIGPIIGNVAMGIVFGWCYRRWGRVMPLVIAHTLIDVVAFVGYPLAVALWPAVFAPTPAPTPTPTP from the coding sequence GTGAACGGGCCGTCAGCTGCGCACTTCCCCGCACCTGAGGCGCTCGATCGCGCCGCGCGCACCCGTCTGTGGTGGCAGATCGGCATTCTTCTCGCGCTGTCCGTGGGCCGCTCCGCCCTGTATTCCGTGCTCCAGCTGATCGAAGCGCTCGGACAGGATGTCTCGCTGGGCGCCCAGGCGACCCAGGTCAACCCCTCGGCGAACGCGCGCGAGTTCTGGGATGTGCTCTACCAGTTCCTCGGCCAGTTCTTCGCGCTCGTCCCGGTCGCCCTCGCGATCTACTTCCTCTGGGAGCCGGGCCGGAGCGCCTTCCGCCTCATCGGCCTGGACTTCCGCCGCTTCGGCGGCGACCTCGCACGCGGCATCCTCCTCGTCCTCGTCATCGGGGTGCCGGGCCTCGGCCTCTACGCGCTCGGTCGGGTGCTGGGAATCACAGTGCAGGTGGGCGCGGCGCCGCTGGATGCCTCGTGGTGGACCGTGCCGCTGCTGCTGCTGGCTGCTGTTCGCGCGGGACTGACCGAAGAGGTGATCTTCCTCGGCTACCTGTTCGACCGCCTGCGTCGCCTCGGCTGGGGATGGTGGACGATCATCCTCTCCACGGCCGCGTTGCGCGGCGCGTACCACGCGTACCAGGGCATCGGGCCGATCATCGGCAACGTCGCGATGGGCATCGTGTTCGGCTGGTGCTACCGCCGATGGGGCCGCGTGATGCCCCTGGTCATCGCCCACACGCTGATCGACGTCGTGGCGTTCGTGGGCTACCCGCTGGCGGTGGCGCTGTGGCCCGCGGTCTTCGCCCCCACCCCGGCGCCGACGCCCACCCCGACGCCCTGA
- the gcvP gene encoding aminomethyl-transferring glycine dehydrogenase — protein sequence MLDALGYADVDALVKAAVPASIHVQPRATSDIPPAATEAEALAELRALAAQNRVARPMIGLGYYDTFTPSVIARNVLENPSWYTAYTPYQPEISQGRLEALINFQTMVTDLTGLATANASMLDESTAVVEGMLVARRGSKSASNVFLVDADTLPQTKELLEHRAAAVGIEVRELVDGEQVDAFGAFVQYPGASGRVWDFTEVAAAVHAQGGLVVVAADLLALTLLRSPGALGADVAVGTTQRFGVPLGFGGPHAGYMAVRAGLERQLPGRLVGVSQDAAGQPAYRLSLQTREQHIRREKATSNICTAQVLLAVMASMYAVYHGPDGLRAIATEVAQKAQALAARLREYGLALATDAFFDTLRVTVPGTARRVVERARERGYQLHLADEATVGVAVDETTTADDLAAVAWAFGLPEAEFLGAGEQGERVLAFDGATPLAGIPSSLHRVEEFLTHPVFNTHRSETAMMRYLKTLADRDYALDRGMIPLGSCTMKLNAATEMAAVSWPEFSRVHPFAPEADVHGYLAMIEQLEVWLAEVTGYDAVSLQPNAGSQGELAGLLAIRGYHRANGDVARDVCLIPSSAHGTNAASAVLAGMRVVVVACDEAGNVDLDDLRAKIAAHADTLSALMITYPSTHGVYEHDVLEITQAVHDAGGQVYVDGANLNALLGYARFGDLGGDVSHLNLHKTFAIPHGGGGPGVGPVAAKAHLAPYLPGHRMAQRADHPGGVFEGGAVSAAPYGSASILPISWAYMRMMGLDGLRDATAAAVLSANYIALRLREHYPVLYAGEGGLVAHECILDLRPLREATGVTVDDVAKRLIDYGFHAPTMSFPVAGTLMVEPTESEDLGEIERFIEAMIAIKAEALAVAAGEWPADDNPLVNAPHTAVSVIEGDWAHSYSRETAVYPVRSLVRTKYWPPVRRIDQAYGDRNLVCACPPPEAFA from the coding sequence ATGCTCGACGCCCTCGGCTACGCCGACGTCGACGCGCTCGTGAAGGCCGCGGTGCCGGCATCCATCCACGTGCAGCCCCGCGCGACCAGCGACATCCCGCCGGCCGCGACCGAGGCCGAAGCCCTCGCCGAGCTGCGCGCGCTCGCCGCGCAGAACCGCGTCGCGCGCCCTATGATCGGCCTCGGCTACTACGACACCTTCACGCCGTCGGTGATCGCGCGCAACGTGCTCGAGAACCCGTCCTGGTACACCGCGTACACGCCCTACCAGCCGGAGATCTCGCAGGGGCGCCTGGAGGCGCTCATCAACTTCCAGACGATGGTGACCGACCTCACCGGGCTCGCCACCGCCAACGCGTCGATGCTCGACGAGTCGACCGCGGTCGTGGAGGGGATGCTCGTCGCCCGGCGCGGGTCGAAGTCGGCCTCGAACGTGTTCCTCGTGGATGCCGACACCCTGCCGCAGACGAAGGAGCTGCTCGAGCACCGCGCCGCGGCCGTCGGCATCGAGGTGCGCGAGCTCGTCGACGGCGAGCAGGTCGACGCGTTCGGCGCGTTCGTGCAGTACCCCGGCGCCTCCGGCCGCGTGTGGGACTTCACGGAGGTCGCCGCCGCTGTCCATGCGCAGGGCGGCCTCGTCGTCGTCGCCGCGGACCTGCTGGCCCTCACGCTGCTGCGCTCGCCGGGTGCGCTCGGCGCGGACGTCGCGGTCGGCACCACGCAGCGCTTCGGCGTGCCCCTGGGCTTCGGCGGCCCCCACGCCGGTTACATGGCCGTGCGCGCCGGACTCGAGCGGCAGCTGCCCGGGCGCCTGGTCGGGGTGTCGCAGGATGCCGCGGGCCAGCCCGCATACCGGCTGTCGCTGCAGACCCGCGAGCAGCACATCCGCCGCGAGAAGGCGACCTCGAACATCTGCACGGCCCAGGTGCTCCTGGCTGTCATGGCCTCGATGTACGCCGTATACCACGGGCCCGACGGCCTCCGGGCGATCGCGACCGAGGTCGCGCAGAAGGCCCAGGCGCTGGCCGCACGGCTGCGGGAGTACGGGCTCGCCCTCGCCACCGACGCGTTCTTCGACACCCTCCGCGTGACGGTGCCCGGAACGGCGCGCCGTGTGGTCGAGCGGGCCCGCGAGCGCGGGTACCAGCTGCACCTGGCCGACGAGGCGACCGTCGGGGTCGCCGTCGACGAGACCACCACCGCCGACGACCTCGCCGCCGTCGCCTGGGCGTTCGGCCTCCCCGAGGCCGAGTTCCTCGGCGCGGGGGAGCAGGGCGAGCGCGTGCTGGCCTTCGACGGGGCGACGCCGCTGGCCGGCATCCCCTCGTCTCTGCACCGCGTCGAGGAGTTCCTCACCCACCCGGTGTTCAACACTCACCGCTCCGAGACGGCGATGATGCGCTACCTCAAGACGCTCGCCGACCGCGACTATGCGCTCGACCGCGGCATGATCCCGCTCGGATCGTGCACGATGAAGCTCAACGCGGCCACCGAGATGGCGGCCGTGTCGTGGCCGGAGTTCTCGCGCGTGCACCCCTTCGCCCCCGAGGCCGACGTGCACGGGTACCTCGCGATGATCGAGCAGCTCGAGGTGTGGCTGGCGGAGGTCACCGGATACGACGCCGTCTCGCTGCAGCCCAACGCGGGCTCGCAGGGCGAGCTGGCGGGGCTTCTGGCGATCCGCGGCTACCACCGTGCCAACGGCGACGTGGCGCGCGACGTGTGCCTCATCCCGTCGTCGGCGCACGGCACCAACGCGGCCTCCGCGGTGCTCGCCGGCATGCGGGTCGTGGTCGTGGCGTGCGACGAGGCGGGCAACGTCGACCTCGACGATCTGCGCGCCAAGATCGCCGCCCACGCGGACACGCTGTCGGCGCTCATGATCACGTACCCCTCCACCCACGGCGTGTACGAGCACGACGTGCTCGAAATCACCCAGGCCGTGCACGACGCGGGCGGTCAGGTCTACGTCGACGGCGCGAACCTCAACGCGCTGCTCGGCTACGCCCGCTTCGGCGACCTGGGCGGCGACGTGTCGCACCTGAACCTGCACAAGACCTTCGCCATCCCGCACGGCGGCGGCGGTCCGGGCGTCGGGCCGGTGGCGGCCAAGGCGCACCTCGCGCCCTACCTCCCCGGCCACCGGATGGCCCAGCGCGCCGACCACCCGGGCGGCGTGTTCGAGGGCGGGGCCGTCTCGGCGGCGCCCTATGGCTCGGCATCCATCCTCCCGATCTCGTGGGCGTACATGCGCATGATGGGCCTGGACGGCCTGCGGGATGCCACGGCGGCGGCCGTGCTGTCGGCGAACTACATCGCCCTGCGACTGCGCGAGCACTACCCGGTCCTCTATGCCGGCGAGGGCGGCCTTGTCGCGCACGAGTGCATCCTGGACCTGCGCCCGCTGCGCGAGGCGACCGGGGTGACCGTCGACGATGTGGCCAAGCGCCTCATCGACTACGGGTTCCACGCGCCGACCATGTCGTTCCCGGTCGCGGGCACGCTCATGGTCGAGCCGACCGAGTCCGAGGACCTCGGCGAGATCGAGCGCTTCATCGAGGCGATGATCGCGATCAAGGCGGAGGCGCTGGCGGTGGCCGCGGGGGAGTGGCCGGCCGACGACAACCCGCTCGTGAACGCACCGCACACCGCCGTCTCGGTGATCGAGGGCGACTGGGCCCACTCGTACTCGCGGGAGACCGCCGTGTACCCCGTGCGCTCGCTCGTGCGCACCAAGTACTGGCCGCCCGTCCGCCGCATCGACCAGGCGTACGGCGACCGCAACCTCGTGTGCGCCTGCCCTCCGCCGGAGGCCTTCGCATAA
- a CDS encoding ABC transporter family substrate-binding protein: protein MSYKTTWRKRAIGVAAGVGVAAVVLAGCSTTPTETDETTEAVDAAVTIAEVNEFTSTNEASATGNLDINGKVNYLTHSSFIYINDAYEVVPNESFGTMELISEDPLQVEYTINEGQTWSDGEALDTDDLILAWASFSGIFDDATLDPETGEATSGTQYFAYAGSTEGLKTSTITEVADDKLSLTVEYDTPYVDWNLADLADTVPAHVVAEKAGVELEELIDTILTSPRGDVENPAPVNETLKAAADFWNTGFDMTSLPEDESLYLSSGPFVISSWEPTQSMTLTLNESYEGDLAPSFTEMVIRFIGDSQAQVSALQNGEVDLIVPQASGDTLTALEGISDITVIQGDQLSYDHLDLTHAGVFADANVREAFLKTIPRQQIVDTLIAPVNPEAQVLNSQLFIPAQPAYEDAVASNGSDAYNEVDIEGALELLDGATPTVRLMYNINNPNRVAAFEAIQASAAEAGITVEDVGREDWGSQLGSDIYDAVIFGWISSGVGNGTIPQIFASFGGSNFNKFANDRVDEIAREIPVTLDTAVIEELTIEADGELFADTYGLPLFQSAGLEAHTNRIEGITYMGNQTGPIWNFWEWTVAAE from the coding sequence GTGTCTTACAAGACGACGTGGCGCAAGCGCGCCATTGGAGTCGCAGCGGGCGTCGGTGTGGCCGCAGTGGTCCTTGCCGGTTGCTCGACGACGCCGACCGAGACGGACGAGACGACAGAGGCCGTCGACGCCGCCGTGACCATCGCTGAGGTGAACGAGTTCACCAGCACCAACGAGGCCAGCGCCACCGGAAACCTGGACATCAACGGCAAGGTCAACTACCTGACCCACTCGTCGTTCATCTACATCAACGACGCCTACGAGGTCGTCCCCAACGAGTCCTTCGGCACGATGGAGCTCATCTCCGAGGACCCGCTCCAGGTCGAGTACACGATCAACGAGGGTCAGACCTGGTCTGACGGCGAGGCGCTCGACACCGACGACCTCATCCTCGCGTGGGCTTCGTTCTCGGGCATCTTCGACGACGCGACCCTCGACCCCGAGACCGGTGAGGCCACCTCGGGCACGCAGTACTTCGCGTACGCGGGCAGCACCGAGGGCCTGAAGACCTCGACCATCACCGAGGTCGCCGACGACAAGCTCTCGCTGACCGTCGAGTACGACACCCCGTACGTGGACTGGAACCTGGCCGACCTCGCCGACACCGTGCCCGCGCACGTCGTCGCCGAGAAGGCCGGCGTCGAGCTCGAGGAGCTCATCGACACCATCCTCACCAGCCCCCGTGGCGACGTGGAGAACCCCGCTCCGGTCAACGAGACCCTCAAGGCTGCGGCCGACTTCTGGAACACCGGCTTCGACATGACGTCGCTGCCCGAGGACGAGTCGCTGTACCTCTCGAGCGGCCCCTTCGTGATCAGCTCGTGGGAGCCCACGCAGTCGATGACCCTGACGCTCAACGAGAGCTACGAGGGCGACCTGGCCCCGTCGTTCACCGAGATGGTCATCCGCTTCATCGGCGACTCGCAGGCGCAGGTCTCGGCGCTGCAGAACGGCGAGGTCGACCTCATCGTCCCGCAGGCGTCGGGTGACACCCTGACCGCTCTCGAGGGCATCAGCGACATCACCGTCATCCAGGGCGACCAGCTCTCGTACGACCACCTCGACCTGACGCACGCCGGCGTGTTCGCCGACGCCAACGTCCGCGAGGCGTTCCTGAAGACGATCCCGCGTCAGCAGATCGTCGACACGCTGATCGCGCCGGTCAACCCCGAGGCGCAGGTGCTGAACTCGCAGCTGTTCATCCCGGCTCAGCCCGCCTACGAGGACGCCGTCGCGTCCAACGGCTCCGACGCCTACAACGAGGTCGACATCGAGGGCGCTCTCGAGCTCCTCGACGGCGCGACCCCGACCGTGCGCCTGATGTACAACATCAACAACCCGAACCGCGTCGCGGCGTTCGAGGCCATCCAGGCCTCGGCTGCTGAGGCCGGCATCACCGTCGAGGACGTGGGTCGTGAGGACTGGGGCTCGCAGCTGGGCTCGGACATCTACGACGCCGTCATCTTCGGCTGGATCTCCTCGGGTGTCGGCAACGGCACCATCCCGCAGATCTTCGCGAGCTTCGGTGGCAGCAACTTCAACAAGTTCGCCAACGACCGCGTCGACGAGATCGCCCGCGAGATCCCCGTCACGCTGGACACCGCCGTGATCGAGGAGCTCACCATCGAGGCTGACGGCGAGCTGTTCGCCGACACCTACGGTCTGCCGCTCTTCCAGAGCGCCGGCCTCGAGGCACACACCAACCGCATCGAGGGCATCACCTACATGGGCAACCAGACGGGTCCGATCTGGAACTTCTGGGAGTGGACGGTCGCTGCTGAGTAA